A genomic stretch from Dermacentor albipictus isolate Rhodes 1998 colony unplaced genomic scaffold, USDA_Dalb.pri_finalv2 scaffold_54, whole genome shotgun sequence includes:
- the LOC139053019 gene encoding uncharacterized protein produces the protein MCHGNSSSAWDLAEHTRCLASYTKHTSGVEMSGDEPWWRDAVQVRWAAEVSFRAAALRDAKIAQERSLRQLFFLRFGHTFCAVPSRSQREAAATACLVATMKLPAFAGAFGCPAMVGIGC, from the coding sequence CCACGGCAACTCGTCCTCGGCGTGGGACCTGGCTGAGCACACGCGCTGCCTGGCGTCCTACACGAAGCACACCTCCGGCGTCGAAATGTCCGGCGACGAGCCGTGGTGGCGCGACGCGGTCCAGGTCCGTTGGGCCGCCGAGGTGTCGTTCAGGGCGGCCGCTTTACGAGACGCCAAGATCGCGCAGGAGAGGTCGCTCAGGCAGCTCTTCTTCCTCCGCTTTGGCCACACCTTCTGCGCAGTGCCCAGCCGCAGCCAGCGGGAGGCGGCAGCAACAGCGTGTCTTGTGGCCACCATGAAACTGCCTGCGTTCGCCGGAGCGTTCGGGTGCCCCGCCATGGTGGGCATCGGGTGCTGA